ACTTTTGATGGCCaacctgttttttttttctgaatattttttaatgaatttttttctttctatttattatttttttttttttatatatatatgcagctCGACAACACGATTGTCCCATCTCCTTAGATATGTTTGACTCCTGTGATTGGTCGAATATAACAGAGGTCCTCAAACTTCTTCATCGGTTCGTTGCCCGTTTTGACGAACGTATAATCTTATCGATCGGCTACCTCGTTTAGCTTCCTTCATCCTCTTGCTGCTGATTCTCAAATTTTGGAATTCAcgaaatttcaatttcaaaacCGAGGAAAGAAACTATTTGTATATGTAGCCAGATACATTCGATTTTAATGATTGCCATTATAAGTGTATTTGATAAAACCCTAGCGAAATACACTTTGAGAACCGTCGCGTTTACGACCGTTTCGAAAATGTTAATAGGTCGTTGACGTAACCAGAAGCAGACCTTTCTCGTGCCTTGTTCCTCGATGCCAGGCTccaacatttcattgtaaattttattgcataaacattatttgctcttttaattgatatcaaaaaaattctttaaattcttGTTCAAATTCGAACGACacgttataattttcttttaaatcttacTCGATGTTCACGTAGGAAACATatgtttgtaaaataatacaaacgcATGCGCGATTATGCAAAGAATTATTTGCATAGTATCGTCAATctcattttctaatttttttcttttatacggaTTACAAAGTTCAGATTTTGGGGTTATTATCTAGAACAAATTAGTGTTAAGTACAAGAGGTCGCCtacgtttatttatcttcttaacGTCTTCCTATCGTATCtctaaataaacaaatatctatataaaaatgttaattacatttaatcaTGAGATAAgcgataaaatgataaaataaatttggaaaataGCGGATTATCCTATTAAATATCTCCATTAGTACCTTATCTAGTCTTTTGATATCTTCGTCTTAACGATTATTTGCATTgttctttactttctcttttttctctctctccctctctctttcttttagtaTCAGATGTACTTTTAATATCGGACAAAGGCTAAGGAACAATATggctcgttaaatattttgatactTCGAAGATACAATGCGATGACGCATACAAATGAGTCGTCTACTCTAATGCGATAAATCTTGATATGCAAGACGAACTCGATGCGATCCGATGGAAAGGAAAActtattgaaatgaaaagtttTCATCTGGAGATGTTTAGGTACCTAccgtaatttataaaattttgtaatttagaaaatatatgacgTTAACTAAACGAGTCTTTTTATACtaaataaatctattaacAATAGGCTTGCTTATATCATCAACCGTACTTTTCTTTAGTTTAAACCTTAAGCCCGGTATCCTGCTCTTACCTGAGAATCATATATCATAACTACGATAAAAGCTTACACCAGGTAAGAAAGCAAAAAGGTTTTTGCTTTTAAACGATGTCTTTCCTCGTATTTCTtactcttcgtttctctctcattcactaCGAATCCATGGACAAGGTCAAGGCCGTAGACTTCCATTCCTTGACATCCTTTATAATCTTCTACGAGTCACCATAGCTGGCctgtctctttatcttctccACCTCTTTGTCTTTGAACTATAATTCATTCCCTTCAACTTCAAATTAAGAATAACCTAACGGCCATCGGAGATTATCCGTAAGTTCCTAAGTCCCTTCTAACTGTTTTTACTATTTACTTATCCCGTCTACCTATATAACTCTTATTTCTATAGAATAGTCGATGCAGTAAAGGAAGCATTTTAGAAATATGAACTATgctaaaaatttatcttcctTAACAGCGGTCAAGACAATTTTACAATTGAATATTCCTAAACGATGATTTCCTATATATTCGTCGACTCTatgctatatgtatataaagtagtacgtttatatatcaatctaaAGATAACGCAATGGTACGCAGATTCATCGTTGGACAAGTTGCCTACGAGCAGGCACTTCAGTCGATAACTGCCGATAGCAGGAGAATAGAATTGGATCGAACTCTGCGAACACCAAGTAATCCTGTTCTCGACAAGAAAGGCCGTGTTGCATCGATTCTTCTCCAACGTCGTCCCCAGAAATCCAATGAGTACGCCAAAATTCCCTAGGGGCAGTCGGGTCAACAGGAAGTCAAGGCCACACGGTCAGTTGCACCGTGGTTCGCCGTCGATATAAATAGATGCAGGCGACtggtatctatgtatctatctgcACGCATGCCATACTATCCACAGCGAATAAACATGGATAAAGTTTCGTCCAATGATGCCAAGAAAGCATCGTTGTATTTTTACAACAAAGTTTCTTGTGAAATGCAAATGAATCGAACTTGTGCTTATCGATGCATTTCATGATATTTGTATTTCTCGACCTATCTCGTCGTAGCGTTCGTACTATATGCTAGTCTCAAAACTACATATATCGGATCGTTCGTTAGATGTAACAAATATGATTcacgtaaaattattttgaaatagacTCATtccacaaatatatatatatatatatgatacatgtatacaaatatttatacataatacatatatatatatatatatacatacatataatttattgattcaatttatttcaaatatatctttctaatACATTTGAATTTATCTATGAGAATCGATGATTTACTTATTCGGAAAAAGGTAAAGTGCGGCTAAGAATATTTCGAGGGAAATGCGttttacaagaaaagaagagcgCTTATTGATCCGATAGACCCTGGATGCACCGTTACGGCATCCGCTACGGAAACCGTAATCGCGtctcttattttttgtacGATACTACGCACGATAGAAAATGTTACAGATCCAAGCAAACgtcattgtatatatacatacatacacacacgcatatatacatatatatacacatatatacatatatacataaaaaatcatATGATTTCCATCGATAATAAACATGGAAtatccttttctattctctcctATTCATTCGACTCTTCGTTGTATCGTGATCGATACAGATCGATTCTTTAGCTTTCACCGTCTGATGATTTCAATTTACCGTTTTCCTAGAATGAAAAGGTGAAAGCTCAAGCTTTCGAAGACGTTATAGCCTGGGCTCGCAAAAATAGAAGACAGAGGGTCGTTACCATGGCGATCGAATAAGATGCATTTACAATAATTCCAATGTACAAGATGGGAACGGGTCGATGCAGGTTGCTTCGTCCTGCTTCGGTCAGTGTAAAATACATTGCGGGAGAAGcatgagataaaaagaaagagaaaacgtgagagagagagggagagaggaagagaaacagaaagagaaagaggaagaaagaaagaaagagagagagagagagagagagagagagagagagacggagagggaGAGTAAGGGCAAGGTACGACCTTTTCGAACGCGTTGGGGGCGATTCGTTCGGTAGAAGCGGAGAAACGAAGACTgggggtaggtaggtagataggtaggtagtaGTCGAAGTTgtcgaagaaggaaagagagtgGAGGGTggagaagatagaagagagagaaaggaaggaggtAGGATAAGGGTAAATCGACGGGTGTAGCCGTGCCTTTTGGGGCAGTGGCCCTTGCCGCGATGACTCCGAGGGTGAGAAGGGGCAGACGAGGACCTACGCGTTATTGAACGGGCATTTCCCACAAAGCGCAGACGAGGGCAACCACCCCGTAGCGTCGCGGTGCAGAGTCCTCTCCCTACTCCCTACTCTTCACCCCACCTTCCGGCAACCCTCGCTTTCCTCGCGTCTCACCCTCTCTCACCCTCCTTCCTCATCTCCCGTTCTCGCTTATGTCTACGACGCGTCTCCTCTGTCCCTCTGTTTCCTCCCTTCTACCCTTCTCTACTaccctcctccctctccctcccctccccctcttccCCTCCCTCTTCCTCACCCTACGTTTACGCACGTATGCACGCGCGCacatacgcacgcacgtacacgTCCAGTTTCACGACGAGCTTTATTTCGTTCTACTTCGAGCGAAAATCCTTTCCCTCTTCGAAGCTTTCGAGGGTCGTCCTAACGGTCCGGTCCCTCTATCATGGATACACCCCCCATGTCCaagggaaaatgaaaattcacatacttctttctttctttctttctttctttctttctttctttctttcctttcttccttcattcCCTCGTGAATTCCGGTTCTTCTTTGTctgacaaaaacaaaaacttaGTGTCCTTTCAGTAAGGTAAAGCTTGACGAatagagatataaaatttgactTATCCTATTTTGTTTATTGTCTTCGAATATATCCCGTTTTGAAGGACATACGTTATTCCTTCCGAAATTTTGCTAGATCCaaacacatttcttttttcctgaaaaacaaaaattatgtttatattacgtttttattatgaaaattatactaAAATTATGCGAAAAGATACGGCGATATCTTTGTACTTATGGATgcatttatcgttatttttgattattgtACCGTCGTTGTTGTGATTTTATCACTGTTTGTGACTACATTGACCATTGTATTTCCGATGTgctattattctctttcttatcgtatattagttatcaattatataatcattagTACGTGATAATTTTGTGTCGGTTGACCGCTATTTACGAAGTCATTGAGTCACAAATAGACAAGAACTTCGATCATTGTATACGATCTATTCTATGATTCAAAAACGATGTTTCACTTTGAAAACAATCACGTATATGAACGTTagtttgaaaataatcaaacgaAAGGACAAGGTCATCGATCTAACATATCGATAGCTTATCTCTTTTTGCCGATAGTCAAGTAGAACGTAGTGGTTGCCTTTTTACTCtcgaaatatcgaatgaaCGTTCGTGTTATGCCCTCTGACGGATTACACTGGAAATAATCATACTGGTTATCGATAGTTCGTAACAAATACGAGAGTATTTTGAAAACATAATATCTACAGATGGCGCTCCATCGTTTAcccatccttttttttactcgtcgGGTGTAAGACgccattttataataaaccgAAAGAACGATAAATGCAATGTATTCCAGCTGTTGTTTGTAACGTGTTTTAGCCCGGAGAatttaaacatatacataggAAAGGATACGTAATGGCGGAATATTTGGCATCTATATTTGGTACTGAAAAAGACAAGTAAGCTTTGTGGTAACTCCCTAAGTCAGCACTCTGTATACACTATTAAACACTAATAGGTATATTTGGTTCTTTGTTTTAGAGTAAActgttcattttattttaaaattggaGCTTGCCGTCACGGTGACAGGTGTTCACGAATTCACAATAAACCTACTTTTAGTCAGGTAAGTGTTAGAAATCTCCATAGTTCATTTTTTTAGTTCTTGTATAACTTATGTAattaaaacgttttttttACAGACATGTTTGTTACAAAATCTTTATGTAAATCCTCAAAATTCTGCAAAAAGTGCAGATGGTTCTCATTGTAcgtatacaattaaaatttcaatcgtaCGAATATAGTCCACTTAAGAACGCCGATTTTAATAAAGTTCTTTTTAATGCAATTGCAGTAGTGGCAAACGTATCAGATGAAGAAATGCAAGAACACtacgataatttttttgaagATGTGTTTGTGGAATGTGAGGATAAGTATGGTGAGATTGAAGAAATGAATGTTTGTGACAACCTTGGTGATCACTTAGTCGGTAATGTGTACATCAAGTTCCGAAGAGAGGAAGATGCTGAAAGAGCTGTTAacgatttaaataatcgatgGTTCGGAGGAAGACCAGTTTATGCTGAACTCTCTCCTGTAACCGACTTTAGAGAAGCTTGTTGTCGTCAATATGAAATGGGGTACGTATAGAATCTGTTCTTTactaaaaacaataaaatgcctgtaaaataaatgttaatgaattaatttcatctAATTTTAGTGAATGCACACGTTCAggattttgtaattttatgcACTTAAAACCTATTTCACGCGAACTGCGACGCTACTTGTATAGCCGTAAAAAAGGTGGTAAAGGTCGATCTAGATCTCGATCAAGATCACGTGGTCGTGACCGGAAACGTAGATCTCGATCGAGAGACAGAAGATCGAGATCGAAGGATCGTCGAAAGGGAAGAGACGACAAAGGTAGAGACGGCCGATCTGGAAGATACTAATAAACTTGAAAACCAGAATATCTACAATCAAGGAGCGTAATACGCTATAAAACAACttgaattttgaaaaaagaaaaaaaattaaacttactcatttttcttttttttttaacaattgtaACTTTGTTACATCATGCAGTTACTTTCTATATATGTTCTTACttcataaatgtattatttaataaatttgtaagacaatagaaaagaatacaataagaaagttgtaaaatttaatgcataaagttatttttttgaagattAGGAAGATCAGTATTATTTCTTAAGACAAAAACTGGCTATTACTATTTAGGCGTTTTTGCCTAGATTTTTGCACTAAATATTGAGTCTatgtatcaataaaaatacgtCTATGTACACATAGTTAAAAATATAccgtttaaatgaaaaatcgatgattaattaaatttcaaattatccttttcaatgtttctttcaattatgtttaaattatgttaaaaaaaaaatttagtacAACTTTTGTATTCCGATGATCATGAACAGATTTACGCGCAAGATACACGTTGTCGAGCAAAGCCATGATAATACAAGATAATACACCATGATAATACAAAAAGAGGATtggttatatacatatattctatatatatatatattatatgttatatgcgtgtgtatgtatgtatatatgtatacaacatatgtaatatatatatataatatatataaaagaaaaaaaatacaaaactcAAAGCACACGAAAAATTTGGAAAGacttataaaaacaaaaatttcgtgactagaaaatttatgaagaaTAACTATTCGAGTTACTATTTGCAagcatttgaaaaaattattgcttTGCGTGATAGTGTGAGATATGgtgatattacaaataattaaaagaattatactACATTTCAacctattaaaataaaacttattgATATTGGatgtatcatataaaatacatttatatataagttcAATATGAGCCAATATTTTgaactatattaaatattcttaagCTTGTAGCAAATCATAATTTCTTAACACAAATTATAGATTATTCCTGTTAagcgaatatatttataaaaaccaTAGATATTTCTGTAAAGTACATTCATATTGTACCAAAGAAAGTGCTTTAcagcaaatattaattataaatctataaattattaagtttcgttgataaaatttttcgcCATTAGAATCACTATATACGCTGAATTATAAGTATGCATATAACCACCTGCATGTTGCTATATGTATAAAACTATGATATGcaatttattatgaataatagtGTAATGAAATGCACGCTATATAGCTATTAAATACagttaatattaaaactatctatatctattgcTTTTATTCTGCAATCCGACAACacataaaatatgtttataaatatgattttacaGATGTACGCACCGTACATCATCAAAAGCTTTTGAACGTTCCGAAATGACTATTgcacgaataaatttttgtcgatTAATTTGCGAGGCTGACAATACAATGCATCCTTCTTTTTAATCAGTCAGACGCTATGAGAAACACTCGCGATTATTGAGCaatgtattttatacattaatttAGGATAATACCACTAGCATGATATTGTCGATAATGACAATTATGGTAATGGCGTACAAGCTGTCTTGTACTAAAATGGTACAATTGAGTCTaacagaaaaaatgtattttgtgGTTTATTCTCATTTGAATTTCTCCAAAATATACtgtatacaatattttactttaattataaatatgtacagtCACACATTACGACGGCGCActagattttattaaaaagtctGACTTTGCACAAAGCAATGTGCATCGTTTCACCTCGCATTGTCTTAAAAAGTACACTGTTTATCAATGAGTTTTTGGGGGGCGCAATACTCTCGGTGTTTTCGTTATTTCATATCTAAGCACAGaggtattaattatttaattaactcGATCTCTTACCATAACTAATAGTTTTAACGACTGATTCCCTTTGTCGCTTGCTgcatcttgaaaatatttacacggcttatgttaataattaatggtTATGATATTCCATAATAGATTCACCAGGATACGAGATCAACATTCAGGGGGGCTAATCAGCATAGACAATAAATTGCTGGTTGTCCACATCCGCAACTTCGACTTGGACGAATTGAGGTTGTTGAAGTTGAATTTGTTGTACTTGTCTTCCAATGGCATTTCGCGACCTacgatgtatatacgtgtatatgcgaagttgtatt
This is a stretch of genomic DNA from Vespula vulgaris chromosome 2, iyVesVulg1.1, whole genome shotgun sequence. It encodes these proteins:
- the LOC127072893 gene encoding splicing factor U2af 38 kDa subunit-like codes for the protein MAEYLASIFGTEKDKVNCSFYFKIGACRHGDRCSRIHNKPTFSQTCLLQNLYVNPQNSAKSADGSHLVANVSDEEMQEHYDNFFEDVFVECEDKYGEIEEMNVCDNLGDHLVGNVYIKFRREEDAERAVNDLNNRWFGGRPVYAELSPVTDFREACCRQYEMGECTRSGFCNFMHLKPISRELRRYLYSRKKGGKGRSRSRSRSRGRDRKRRSRSRDRRSRSKDRRKGRDDKGRDGRSGRY